One window of the Anaeromyxobacter dehalogenans 2CP-C genome contains the following:
- the pdo gene encoding protein disulfide oxidoreductase — protein sequence MALIGKDDAEQIRTELEGALQGDVKLTLVGPSALAPPARDLTPQIRQLLEEVAALSPKLAFEYLDLPTPEQREALGLAPDEAGPLTILSGAARGRVRYLGAPAGHEFPNLVNGIIDVSRGESGLSPASREALARISRPVHIKVFFTPTUPYCPQAAGLAHAIAVESAHVVADAIEAQEFPDLAARYQVMGVPKTIVNDVEEFVGAVPEDEFVAHVLRAAGVPA from the coding sequence ATGGCGCTCATCGGCAAGGACGACGCGGAGCAGATCCGCACGGAGCTGGAGGGCGCGCTGCAGGGCGACGTCAAGCTGACGCTCGTCGGCCCGAGCGCCCTCGCCCCGCCGGCCCGGGATCTCACCCCGCAGATCCGCCAGCTGCTGGAGGAGGTGGCGGCGCTCTCGCCGAAGCTCGCGTTCGAGTACCTGGACCTGCCCACCCCCGAGCAGCGCGAGGCGCTCGGGCTGGCGCCCGACGAGGCCGGCCCGCTCACGATCCTCTCCGGCGCCGCGCGCGGGCGCGTGCGCTACCTCGGCGCGCCCGCCGGCCACGAGTTCCCCAACCTCGTCAACGGCATCATCGACGTGTCGCGCGGCGAGTCCGGGCTGTCGCCCGCCTCGCGGGAGGCGCTCGCCCGGATTTCACGCCCAGTTCACATCAAGGTGTTCTTCACGCCCACTTGACCGTACTGCCCCCAGGCGGCCGGTCTGGCCCATGCCATCGCGGTGGAGAGCGCCCACGTCGTCGCCGACGCCATCGAGGCCCAGGAGTTCCCCGACCTCGCGGCGCGGTACCAGGTGATGGGCGTGCCCAAGACGATCGTGAACGACGTCGAGGAGTTCGTCGGCGCCGTCCCCGAGGACGAGTTCGTGGCGCACGTGCTCCGGGCGGCCGGCGTGCCGGCCTGA
- a CDS encoding Ig-like domain-containing protein gives MQPKSAFRRAHVARLATLALAAAALAACSSGGGASAPSAPQAPAGGAPVPRSISVSPAATTLAAGFTQRLTAIATFSDGSKRDVTATAAWESSAPAAAAVTGGEVTGVAPGAATVGARWSGLRGTAEVTVTSAVLQSVVVTPPFPSLPLGADLQLAATGLFSDGSARDVTAEAAWESAAPATAAVPSPGLVHPVAPGDAAVSATLEGVRGATTVSVTAATLEALDVYPGAATLARGTSTAFTAVATYSDGTAADLTAQAAWAASGPEVTLSAPGPEGVVVTGAAEGTATVTAAFGGLTSAATVTVTAAELTGLAVSPAALDLPVGLSGALEATGTFSDGSTQDLTAQVAWVSSDAAVAAASNAPGSEGLVSALSAGDATVSATLFGRTASAAVTVRAVVLQSIAVTPGTASVPAGYQVRFRATGTYSDGSTHELTGSAAWISADPAIATVVATGTGAGTATGVAPGTTRISAGLDGVVGEATLTVGSARLVSVAVTPSPFEVGVGGTAQLTATGTFSDGGTLDVTRQSVWSSSAKSVATVSRGGVVTGLRAGAVTIQANRAGRKGRADGTVR, from the coding sequence ATGCAGCCGAAGTCCGCCTTCCGGCGCGCGCACGTCGCGCGCCTCGCCACGCTCGCGCTCGCCGCCGCGGCGCTCGCGGCCTGCTCGTCCGGAGGCGGCGCGTCCGCGCCGTCCGCGCCGCAGGCTCCGGCCGGCGGCGCGCCGGTCCCGAGGTCGATCTCGGTCTCGCCGGCGGCCACCACGCTCGCGGCCGGCTTCACCCAGCGGCTCACCGCCATCGCCACCTTCTCCGACGGCTCGAAGCGGGACGTCACCGCCACCGCCGCCTGGGAGTCCTCGGCGCCGGCCGCCGCCGCGGTGACCGGGGGCGAGGTCACCGGCGTCGCGCCCGGCGCGGCGACGGTGGGCGCCCGCTGGTCCGGGCTGCGCGGCACGGCCGAGGTGACGGTCACCTCGGCCGTCCTCCAGTCCGTCGTCGTGACGCCGCCGTTCCCGAGCCTGCCGCTCGGCGCCGACCTGCAGCTCGCGGCGACCGGGCTGTTCTCCGACGGCAGCGCGCGGGACGTGACCGCGGAGGCGGCCTGGGAGAGCGCGGCGCCTGCGACCGCCGCGGTGCCCTCGCCCGGCCTGGTGCACCCGGTCGCGCCCGGGGACGCGGCCGTCTCGGCGACGCTGGAAGGCGTGCGCGGCGCGACCACGGTCAGCGTGACGGCCGCCACGCTCGAGGCGCTGGACGTGTACCCGGGCGCCGCCACCCTGGCCCGCGGCACCTCGACCGCGTTCACCGCGGTCGCCACGTACTCCGACGGCACCGCCGCCGACCTCACCGCGCAGGCGGCCTGGGCCGCGAGCGGGCCCGAGGTGACGCTCTCGGCGCCCGGCCCGGAGGGCGTGGTGGTCACCGGGGCGGCCGAGGGCACCGCCACGGTGACGGCGGCGTTCGGCGGCCTGACCAGCGCGGCGACGGTGACGGTCACCGCGGCCGAGCTCACCGGGCTCGCGGTGTCCCCGGCCGCGCTCGACCTGCCGGTCGGGCTCTCCGGCGCGCTCGAGGCCACCGGCACGTTCTCCGACGGCTCGACCCAGGACCTGACCGCGCAGGTGGCGTGGGTGTCCTCCGACGCGGCCGTGGCGGCCGCCTCCAACGCGCCCGGCAGCGAGGGGCTCGTCAGCGCGCTCTCCGCCGGCGACGCGACCGTCAGCGCGACCCTGTTCGGCCGGACCGCGTCGGCGGCGGTGACGGTCCGCGCGGTGGTGCTCCAGTCCATCGCGGTGACGCCCGGGACGGCGTCGGTGCCCGCGGGCTACCAGGTCCGGTTCCGGGCGACCGGCACCTACAGCGACGGCTCGACGCACGAGCTGACCGGGAGCGCGGCCTGGATCAGCGCCGATCCGGCGATCGCGACCGTGGTCGCCACCGGGACCGGCGCGGGCACCGCGACCGGCGTGGCGCCCGGGACCACCCGGATCTCGGCGGGGCTGGACGGCGTCGTCGGCGAGGCGACGCTGACGGTGGGCTCGGCCCGGCTCGTCTCGGTGGCGGTGACGCCGTCGCCGTTCGAGGTGGGGGTGGGCGGGACCGCGCAGCTGACCGCCACTGGCACGTTCAGCGACGGCGGCACGCTCGACGTCACGCGGCAGAGCGTCTGGAGCTCCAGCGCCAAGTCCGTCGCGACCGTCTCGCGGGGCGGCGTGGTGACCGGGCTCCGGGCCGGGGCGGTGACGATCCAGGCGAACCGCGCCGGCCGGAAGGGCCGGGCCGACGGCACGGTCCGGTGA
- a CDS encoding type IV pilus twitching motility protein PilT — MEGQGPLSEELFHSFLQLAVKRQASDVHFEVGYPPTYRVFGELLSAKYPPLTHADTEAIANFVLQAPGSGFTPLDFREVDRSYSLPGVSRFRASIFKQRGSWGAVMRTIPFQIPDFDTLNLPPVIRTIAEARRGLICVTGATGNGKSTTVASIINTIIQQERLHVVTVEDPIEFIFAGGKGLVIQREVGSDTASYSDALRAALRQDPDIIMVGELRDREAADICLKAAETGHLVITSLHTPDVPRAVGRIVGLFPADEQDSVRARLADNLQAVIALRLLMRADATGLIPAVESLLATTSVRELIRDGSKINELRTYMDTAGADLGMHSFDQYLYRLHEAKRIGLDTALANATHRADLERRIMMETGGRPA; from the coding sequence ATGGAAGGACAGGGTCCGCTCAGCGAGGAGCTGTTCCACTCGTTCCTGCAGCTCGCCGTGAAGCGCCAGGCGAGCGACGTGCACTTCGAGGTGGGCTATCCGCCCACCTACCGGGTGTTCGGGGAGCTGCTGTCGGCGAAGTACCCGCCGCTGACGCACGCGGACACGGAGGCGATCGCGAACTTCGTCCTCCAGGCCCCGGGCTCCGGCTTCACGCCGCTCGACTTCCGCGAGGTGGACCGCAGCTACTCGCTGCCCGGCGTGTCCCGCTTCCGCGCGTCCATCTTCAAGCAGCGCGGCAGCTGGGGCGCGGTGATGCGCACCATCCCGTTCCAGATCCCGGACTTCGACACGCTCAACCTGCCGCCGGTGATCCGCACCATCGCCGAGGCGCGCCGCGGCCTCATCTGCGTGACCGGCGCCACCGGCAACGGCAAGTCCACCACCGTCGCCAGCATCATCAACACCATCATCCAGCAGGAGCGGCTCCACGTCGTCACGGTCGAGGATCCGATCGAGTTCATCTTCGCCGGCGGCAAGGGCCTGGTGATCCAGCGCGAGGTCGGCTCGGACACCGCCAGCTACAGCGACGCGCTGCGGGCCGCGCTCCGGCAGGACCCGGACATCATCATGGTGGGCGAGCTGCGCGACCGCGAGGCGGCCGACATCTGCCTGAAGGCGGCGGAGACCGGGCACCTCGTCATCACCTCGCTGCACACGCCCGACGTGCCCCGCGCGGTCGGGCGCATCGTGGGCCTGTTCCCGGCCGACGAGCAGGACAGCGTCCGGGCGCGGCTCGCCGACAACCTGCAAGCCGTCATCGCGCTCCGGCTGCTCATGCGCGCCGACGCGACCGGGCTCATCCCCGCGGTGGAGTCGCTGCTCGCCACCACCAGCGTGCGCGAGCTGATCCGCGACGGCTCCAAGATCAACGAGCTGCGCACGTACATGGACACCGCCGGCGCCGACCTGGGGATGCACAGCTTCGACCAGTACCTGTACCGCCTGCACGAGGCGAAGCGCATCGGCCTCGACACCGCGCTGGCGAACGCGACGCACCGCGCCGACCTGGAGCGGCGGATCATGATGGAGACGGGGGGCCGTCCCGCGTGA
- a CDS encoding PilZ domain-containing protein produces the protein MGSDADVSIALHLHLERAGHAVYCLPGPGELEAFVRAAAPHTVVLLLPAVPDGTWGAALTTAASAARVGVRVVMVAPSREIVEPLAAVAGAERALARAEVLSRPLVVMERLPGSAPPPAPPLPAPAAPLPGATPADVLRPAASVLVPDPPPARPRPPSVDLMALIDEELVDEPKARPTVTRVEVNVSLVSEHNFYVGATRRVDSGGVFIATALPPAVGTRLQVRLGLADGRKLDLEGEVAFVREKSATTGRQPSGCGVKLLALPGWAVDAIDRFTLARQPIVYTPR, from the coding sequence GTGGGCTCGGACGCCGACGTCTCCATCGCGCTGCACCTGCACCTCGAGCGTGCGGGGCACGCGGTCTACTGCCTCCCCGGGCCCGGGGAGCTCGAGGCGTTCGTGCGCGCCGCCGCCCCGCACACGGTGGTGCTGCTGCTCCCCGCGGTGCCGGACGGCACCTGGGGCGCCGCGCTCACCACCGCCGCCAGCGCCGCCCGCGTGGGCGTGCGCGTGGTGATGGTCGCGCCGTCGCGCGAGATCGTGGAGCCGCTCGCCGCGGTGGCCGGCGCGGAGCGCGCCCTGGCGCGCGCCGAGGTGCTCTCGCGCCCGCTCGTGGTGATGGAGCGGCTGCCGGGCAGCGCCCCTCCCCCGGCTCCGCCGCTCCCGGCGCCGGCCGCGCCGCTCCCGGGGGCGACGCCGGCGGACGTGCTGCGCCCGGCCGCCTCGGTGCTCGTCCCCGATCCGCCGCCGGCGCGGCCGCGGCCGCCCTCGGTGGACCTGATGGCCCTCATCGACGAGGAGCTGGTGGACGAGCCGAAGGCCCGCCCCACCGTCACCCGCGTCGAGGTGAACGTGAGCCTCGTCTCGGAGCACAACTTCTACGTGGGCGCGACCCGCCGGGTGGACTCCGGCGGCGTGTTCATCGCCACGGCGCTGCCGCCGGCGGTCGGCACCCGGCTGCAGGTGCGGCTCGGCCTCGCCGACGGGCGCAAGCTGGATCTCGAGGGCGAGGTCGCGTTCGTGCGCGAGAAGAGCGCCACCACCGGGCGGCAGCCCTCCGGCTGCGGCGTGAAGCTGCTCGCGCTCCCGGGCTGGGCGGTGGACGCGATCGACCGCTTCACGCTCGCGCGCCAGCCCATCGTCTACACGCCGCGGTAG
- the prfB gene encoding peptide chain release factor 2 (programmed frameshift) translates to MASPTAERIAELTRRLEALRGSLDVERKELRVAEISKLSEDPAFWTDNVKAQGLLKEKAQLEQVTQACAAVRRSLDDAQALNELAEEARDEATRAEAAEAAEAVGRQLEGLELQKMLSGPHDAAGAIVEVKSGAGGVEAMDWAAMLYRMYVRYCERRGWEVEPADLVAGEEAGISSASFIVRGDHPYGWLKAERGVHRLVRISPFDQNARRQTSFAAVDVTPEIDDDIVIDIKEADVRIDTYRSSGAGGQKVNKTDSAVRMTHLPTGIVVAVQNERSQQKNRNVAWKILRAKLYDLEEKKRAAARDAAEALKKDIDFGSQIRSYVLQPYQMVKDLRTGVETGKVDDVLDGDLDPFIQPYLMGVRRTDRAVDE, encoded by the exons ATGGCTTCCCCCACCGCCGAGCGCATCGCCGAGCTCACCCGACGCCTGGAGGCGCTCCGGGGGTCGCTT GACGTCGAGCGGAAGGAGCTGAGGGTCGCGGAGATCTCGAAGCTCTCGGAGGACCCGGCGTTCTGGACCGACAACGTCAAGGCGCAGGGGCTGCTGAAGGAGAAGGCCCAGCTCGAGCAGGTGACCCAGGCCTGCGCCGCGGTCCGCCGGTCGCTCGACGACGCGCAGGCGCTGAACGAGCTCGCCGAGGAGGCGCGCGACGAGGCCACCCGCGCCGAGGCGGCCGAGGCCGCCGAGGCGGTGGGCCGCCAGCTGGAGGGGCTCGAGCTGCAGAAGATGCTCTCCGGCCCGCACGACGCGGCCGGCGCCATCGTCGAGGTGAAGAGCGGGGCGGGCGGCGTGGAGGCGATGGACTGGGCCGCCATGCTCTACCGGATGTACGTGCGCTACTGCGAGCGGCGCGGCTGGGAGGTGGAGCCGGCCGACCTGGTCGCGGGCGAGGAGGCCGGGATCAGCTCCGCCTCGTTCATCGTGCGCGGCGATCACCCGTACGGCTGGCTCAAGGCGGAGCGCGGCGTGCACCGCCTGGTGCGCATCAGCCCGTTCGACCAGAACGCACGCCGCCAGACCAGCTTCGCGGCGGTGGACGTGACCCCGGAGATCGACGACGACATCGTCATCGACATCAAGGAGGCCGACGTCCGCATCGACACCTACCGCTCCTCGGGCGCCGGCGGGCAGAAGGTGAACAAGACGGACTCGGCGGTGCGCATGACGCACCTGCCCACCGGCATCGTGGTGGCGGTGCAGAACGAGCGCAGCCAGCAGAAGAACCGCAACGTGGCCTGGAAGATCCTGCGCGCCAAGCTCTACGATCTCGAGGAGAAGAAGCGCGCGGCCGCCCGCGACGCCGCCGAGGCGCTGAAGAAGGACATCGACTTCGGCTCGCAGATCCGCAGCTACGTGCTGCAGCCCTACCAGATGGTCAAGGACCTGCGCACCGGGGTGGAGACGGGCAAGGTGGACGACGTCCTGGACGGCGACCTCGACCCGTTCATCCAGCCCTACCTGATGGGCGTGCGGCGCACCGACCGCGCCGTGGACGAGTGA
- the lnt gene encoding apolipoprotein N-acyltransferase: MTRLVPYLLAIASGLALALALPLVVPFLSIREVDPAGRLELVAWVALVPAFVALRRARGAWQAARLGLVAGLAYFFAAIYWVSHAMTAFGGLSLAFSVFALSLLVLYMAAHWAGAFAVAQRVRARLGWPAWAVLPPVWVAFELSRNYLFSGFPWANVGYTQARTPAVAQLAAATGVYGIAALVVLVNAVLAEALEARRERRPLPRRALAGTAALVAAVVAGGALRVRAVRAEAAAAPSITVGVVQPNVDQSVKNAARNHRAQILARLVPLTVEADRAGADLVAWPEAAYPLYVAPDVRSFATPAAGLPPLERAHVLLGATTVEWTRAANGERVPRVGNAQFMVSPGRQVLGKYLKHHLVPFGEYVPLQRWLPFVRHLVPSLAPAEPGTDLSVLEFPLAAAPAAGPALASAVPGAPAAGAAAAPAPSGPVRVAPMICYDAIFPEINVAFARRDPEPELLVNPTNDAWYGYSSGPYQFLAIVRMRAIEARRAVVRPAYAGVSAVILPTGELAPGALDVGPVDPDLAPDPQEPARLLLARVPRLRGRTLYTTVGDLFAWGSALIAAAALAATHPALARRVRREGRDGRSAAA, from the coding sequence ATGACGCGCCTCGTCCCCTACCTCCTCGCGATCGCCTCCGGGCTCGCGCTCGCGCTGGCGCTGCCGCTGGTGGTGCCGTTCCTCTCGATCCGCGAGGTGGACCCCGCCGGCCGGCTGGAGCTGGTCGCCTGGGTGGCGCTCGTGCCCGCGTTCGTGGCGCTGCGGCGCGCGCGCGGCGCGTGGCAGGCGGCCCGCCTCGGCCTGGTGGCGGGCCTCGCCTACTTCTTCGCGGCCATCTACTGGGTCTCGCACGCCATGACCGCGTTCGGCGGCCTGTCGCTCGCGTTCTCGGTGTTCGCCCTGTCGCTGCTGGTGCTGTACATGGCGGCGCACTGGGCCGGCGCGTTCGCGGTGGCGCAGCGCGTCCGCGCGCGGCTGGGCTGGCCGGCCTGGGCGGTGCTCCCGCCGGTGTGGGTCGCGTTCGAGCTGTCCCGCAACTACCTGTTCTCCGGGTTCCCCTGGGCGAACGTGGGCTACACGCAGGCGCGCACTCCGGCGGTGGCGCAGCTCGCGGCCGCCACCGGCGTGTACGGGATCGCGGCGCTCGTGGTGCTGGTGAACGCGGTGCTGGCCGAGGCGCTGGAGGCGCGGCGCGAGCGGCGGCCGCTCCCGCGGCGGGCGCTGGCCGGCACCGCGGCGCTGGTCGCGGCGGTGGTGGCCGGCGGCGCCCTGCGGGTGCGTGCCGTGCGCGCCGAGGCCGCCGCGGCGCCGTCGATCACGGTGGGCGTGGTGCAGCCGAACGTGGACCAGTCGGTGAAGAACGCGGCGCGCAACCACCGCGCGCAGATCCTGGCGCGCCTCGTGCCGCTTACGGTGGAGGCGGACCGCGCCGGCGCCGACCTGGTGGCGTGGCCGGAGGCGGCCTACCCGCTGTACGTGGCGCCGGACGTCCGGAGCTTCGCGACGCCCGCCGCCGGGCTGCCGCCGCTCGAGCGCGCGCACGTGCTGCTCGGGGCGACCACGGTGGAGTGGACCCGCGCCGCGAACGGCGAGCGGGTGCCGCGCGTCGGGAACGCGCAGTTCATGGTCTCCCCCGGGCGGCAGGTGCTGGGGAAGTACCTGAAGCACCACCTGGTGCCGTTCGGCGAGTACGTGCCGCTGCAGCGCTGGCTGCCGTTCGTGCGGCACCTGGTGCCGAGCCTCGCGCCGGCCGAGCCGGGCACCGACCTGAGCGTGCTCGAGTTCCCGCTCGCCGCCGCGCCGGCGGCGGGGCCCGCGCTCGCCTCGGCCGTGCCGGGCGCTCCGGCGGCCGGGGCCGCGGCGGCGCCCGCGCCCTCCGGGCCGGTCCGCGTCGCGCCCATGATCTGCTACGACGCGATCTTCCCGGAGATCAACGTGGCGTTCGCGCGCCGCGACCCCGAGCCGGAGCTGCTGGTGAACCCCACCAACGACGCCTGGTACGGCTACTCGTCCGGCCCGTACCAGTTCCTCGCCATCGTGCGGATGCGCGCGATCGAGGCGCGGCGCGCGGTGGTCCGGCCCGCCTACGCCGGGGTGTCGGCGGTGATCCTGCCCACCGGCGAGCTGGCGCCGGGCGCGCTGGACGTGGGCCCGGTCGATCCCGATCTCGCGCCGGACCCGCAGGAGCCCGCGCGCCTGCTGCTCGCCCGCGTCCCGCGGTTGCGGGGGCGCACGCTCTACACTACAGTCGGCGACCTCTTCGCCTGGGGCAGCGCGCTCATCGCCGCCGCCGCCCTGGCGGCCACCCACCCCGCGCTCGCCCGTCGCGTGCGCCGGGAGGGCCGCGACGGCCGGAGCGCCGCCGCGTAG
- a CDS encoding ribbon-helix-helix protein, CopG family, which translates to MIEAGDFRVSRPSQALERLEAALAQARVVPVRMPADLAEAMTATASRLGRPVGHLVREAVAYYLAAAEAYGAAQAQQAEAPDGPEGGPGGKVR; encoded by the coding sequence ATGATCGAGGCGGGCGACTTCCGCGTGTCGCGGCCCAGCCAGGCGCTGGAGCGGCTGGAGGCGGCGCTGGCCCAGGCGCGGGTGGTGCCGGTCCGGATGCCCGCCGACCTCGCCGAGGCCATGACCGCCACCGCGTCGCGGCTCGGCCGGCCGGTCGGCCACCTGGTGCGCGAGGCGGTCGCGTACTACCTCGCCGCCGCCGAGGCGTACGGCGCCGCGCAGGCGCAGCAGGCGGAGGCGCCGGACGGCCCGGAGGGCGGGCCCGGCGGGAAGGTCCGCTGA
- the ybeY gene encoding rRNA maturation RNase YbeY yields the protein MIVRLTSEHPDGARAARRLRARAAAFLAALGREDAELSILLVTDRRIRTLNREWRQKDQATDVLSFPISEPPGAGALLGDVVISLDTAARRARSDGRRVGAELDRYLAHGILHLLGYDHERPADARAMAEKEAELARAEGLVGAALREGRREGRAGEAKDRWTRSPTSISTPSRSGSTARGSRAKTSRAGSRT from the coding sequence GTGATCGTCCGGCTCACCTCCGAGCACCCCGACGGCGCCCGCGCCGCCCGGCGGCTCCGGGCGCGCGCGGCGGCGTTCCTGGCCGCCCTGGGGCGCGAGGACGCCGAGCTCTCCATCCTGCTCGTGACCGACCGGCGCATCCGCACGCTCAACCGGGAGTGGCGGCAGAAGGACCAGGCCACCGACGTGCTGTCGTTCCCGATATCGGAGCCGCCGGGCGCTGGGGCGCTGCTGGGCGACGTGGTAATCTCGCTCGACACCGCCGCGCGGCGGGCGCGGTCCGACGGTCGGCGGGTGGGCGCCGAGCTGGACCGCTACCTGGCGCACGGGATCCTGCACCTGCTCGGCTACGACCACGAGCGGCCCGCGGACGCCCGGGCGATGGCGGAGAAGGAAGCGGAGCTCGCGCGGGCGGAGGGGCTCGTCGGGGCGGCGCTCCGCGAGGGCCGGCGCGAGGGGCGCGCCGGCGAGGCAAAGGACCGATGGACCCGTTCGCCGACATCGATCTCGACTCCGAGTCGGTCTGGCTCGACGGCGCGTGGTTCACGCGCGAAGACCTCGCGCGCCGGATCAAGGACATGA
- a CDS encoding HD family phosphohydrolase, whose translation MRALLVAAVSAAAGWLLAPSAAHRLPGPEALGTPAPATIKADRDYDIVDEEATARRRAEAAAAERPVYHQDAGAADEAVARVHAAFELMRDEERALRDDGRGARDAAALERRYAAQRDAFVSRLQVLVRDGDLTALGTTRFSEVAERQLADLARGALAGLVIEDRKLLPAAPDAGFVVRTLRGGRPEREQAFADASQVRDVAEAREELARTAAARLEKEPGAVRAAMARTAEAMVRPTLVYDQAETERRRYDAAARVKPVAIPVKRGEKIIGDGERIEKRHLLVFDGIRAQRKGEDLGSVRIGGAVVVALLVSLLWRFARRNVARFRPARRDALLLSLLYLGSLAAGFLGFAVVDALHERFPYVPAVALQYLVPFAAGAMIVRQVLAAETALLFALAMGLAAGLLAGQSLAYALFATLTSVAAAGLVRNNRDRAGLFRAGLGVGLVGAAVVAALGLYAGRAGAEVLLSAVGALVGGAVLLPIAVVGLLPVVEGVFGYVTDVKLLELANLNHPALKELIVQSPGTYHHSILMGSLVEAGAQAIGANPLLARVCAYYHDLGKIRNPLYFAENQRGGENRHDALAPSMSALIVKRHVTDGLELARHWRLPRVVQDAIAQHHGTRHVGYFWGKAQRLADEGGGRPAPLDEALFRYPGPKPQTREAALVMIADACEASARALEDPTADSLRALVAKRINEVFGEGQLDECALTLRDLNAISGAMVRALEAIYHTRPEYPDRRRDDGPAVHLVAKP comes from the coding sequence ATGCGCGCGCTCCTGGTGGCTGCGGTCTCCGCCGCCGCCGGGTGGCTGCTCGCCCCCTCGGCCGCGCACCGGCTGCCCGGCCCCGAGGCCCTCGGCACGCCCGCGCCGGCGACCATCAAGGCCGACCGCGACTACGACATCGTGGACGAGGAGGCGACCGCCCGGCGCCGCGCCGAGGCGGCGGCGGCGGAGCGCCCGGTCTACCACCAGGACGCGGGAGCCGCCGACGAGGCGGTCGCGCGCGTCCACGCCGCGTTCGAGCTGATGCGCGACGAGGAGCGGGCGCTCCGCGACGACGGCCGCGGGGCCCGGGACGCCGCGGCGCTGGAGCGGCGCTACGCCGCGCAGCGCGACGCGTTCGTGTCGCGGCTGCAGGTCCTGGTGCGGGACGGCGACCTGACCGCCCTCGGCACGACCCGGTTCTCCGAGGTGGCGGAGCGCCAGCTCGCGGACCTGGCCCGCGGCGCGCTGGCCGGGCTGGTCATCGAGGATCGCAAGCTCCTCCCGGCCGCCCCCGACGCGGGCTTCGTGGTCCGCACGCTGCGCGGCGGGCGCCCGGAGCGCGAGCAGGCGTTCGCCGACGCCTCCCAGGTCCGCGACGTGGCCGAGGCGCGCGAGGAGCTGGCCCGCACCGCGGCCGCGCGGCTGGAGAAGGAGCCCGGGGCGGTGCGCGCTGCGATGGCGCGCACCGCGGAGGCGATGGTGCGCCCGACGCTGGTCTACGACCAGGCCGAGACCGAGCGGCGGCGCTACGACGCGGCCGCGCGGGTGAAGCCGGTGGCCATCCCGGTGAAGCGCGGCGAGAAGATCATCGGGGACGGCGAGCGGATCGAGAAGCGCCACCTGCTGGTGTTCGACGGCATCCGCGCGCAGCGCAAGGGCGAGGACCTGGGCAGCGTCCGCATCGGCGGCGCGGTGGTGGTGGCGCTGCTCGTCTCGCTGCTCTGGCGCTTCGCGCGCCGGAACGTGGCGCGCTTCCGTCCGGCGCGCCGCGACGCGCTGCTGCTGTCGCTGCTGTACCTCGGCTCGCTGGCGGCCGGCTTCCTCGGCTTCGCGGTGGTGGACGCGCTGCACGAGCGCTTCCCGTACGTCCCCGCGGTCGCGCTGCAGTACCTGGTGCCGTTCGCGGCGGGCGCGATGATCGTGCGGCAGGTGCTGGCGGCGGAGACCGCGCTCCTGTTCGCGCTCGCCATGGGGCTGGCGGCCGGGCTGCTGGCCGGGCAGTCGCTCGCCTACGCGCTGTTCGCGACGCTCACCTCGGTCGCCGCGGCGGGCCTGGTCCGCAACAACCGCGACCGGGCCGGGCTGTTCCGCGCCGGCCTGGGGGTGGGGCTGGTCGGCGCCGCCGTGGTCGCGGCGCTCGGGCTCTACGCCGGCCGCGCCGGCGCCGAGGTGCTGCTCTCGGCGGTCGGCGCGCTGGTCGGCGGCGCGGTGCTGCTGCCGATCGCGGTGGTGGGGCTGCTCCCGGTGGTGGAGGGCGTGTTCGGGTACGTCACCGACGTGAAGCTGCTCGAGCTCGCGAACCTGAACCACCCGGCGCTGAAGGAGCTCATCGTCCAGTCGCCCGGGACCTACCACCACTCCATCCTGATGGGCTCGCTGGTGGAGGCGGGCGCGCAGGCGATCGGCGCGAACCCGCTGCTGGCGCGGGTGTGCGCCTACTACCACGACCTCGGGAAGATCCGGAACCCGCTCTACTTCGCCGAGAACCAGCGCGGCGGCGAGAACCGGCACGACGCGCTCGCGCCGTCCATGAGCGCGCTCATCGTGAAGCGCCACGTGACCGACGGCCTGGAGCTGGCGCGCCACTGGCGCCTGCCGCGGGTGGTCCAGGACGCGATCGCGCAGCACCACGGCACGCGGCACGTCGGGTACTTCTGGGGCAAGGCGCAGCGCCTGGCGGACGAGGGCGGGGGCCGCCCCGCGCCGCTCGACGAGGCCCTGTTCCGCTACCCCGGCCCGAAGCCGCAGACGCGCGAGGCGGCGCTCGTCATGATCGCCGACGCGTGCGAGGCCTCCGCGCGCGCGCTGGAGGATCCGACCGCGGACTCGCTCCGCGCGCTGGTGGCCAAGCGCATCAACGAGGTGTTCGGGGAGGGGCAGCTCGACGAGTGCGCGCTGACGCTGCGCGACCTGAACGCCATCTCCGGCGCGATGGTGCGGGCGCTGGAGGCCATCTACCACACGCGCCCCGAGTACCCGGACCGGCGCCGCGACGACGGCCCGGCCGTGCACCTGGTGGCGAAGCCGTGA